The Benincasa hispida cultivar B227 chromosome 11, ASM972705v1, whole genome shotgun sequence genome has a segment encoding these proteins:
- the LOC120090693 gene encoding uncharacterized protein LOC120090693: MPKYVKFLKDILTKKRRVSETEVIVLMQECNALVSNNLPKKQKDPRSFTVPCSIGGLDMGHALCDLGASINLTPLSIFKKLGISEAQPTSVMLQLANRTITCLKGKIEDVMMMNNVNLATQLELPEEEEVDQVCEMLQRHMRAIGWTLADIHGIGPLYCMHNIRLEKGKTGSIEPQRRLNPIMKEVVKKEIIKWLDARVIYPISDSSWLNAATKKDHFPLPFIDQMLDRLADKDFYCFLDGYSGYNQILIDPEDQEKTTFTCLFGTFAFRCMPFRLCNAPGTFQRCMMTIFSDFLEQTIEVFMDDFSVFGDSFQSCLDNLEVVLV; the protein is encoded by the exons ATGCCCAAGTATGTAAAATTTCTAAAGGATATTCTGACGAAGAAGAGAAGAGTCAGTGAGACAGAAGTAATTGTTCTAATGCAAGAGTGTAATGCGTTAGTCAGCAACAACTTACCCAAGAAACAGAAGGATCCGAGAAGCTTCACAGTCCCATGCTCAATTGGAGGGTTAGATATGGGACATGCATTGTGTGATCTGGGAGCCAGCATCAACCTCACGCCCCTCTCAATTTTCAAGAAATTAGGAATTAGTGAAGCGCAACCCACTTCTGTAATGCTTCAACTCGCCAATAGAACAATCACATGTCTGaaaggaaagattgaagatgttATG ATGATGAACAATGTCAACTTAGCAACTCAATTAGAATTGCCTGAAGAGGAAGAAGTTGACCAAGTTTGCGAG atgttacaaagaCACATGCGGGCAATAGGATGGACGCTGGCTGACATCCATGGCATCGGCCCATTATACTGCATGCATAATATTAGGCTAGAAAAGGGGAAAACTGGATCAATTGAGCCTCAACGCAGGCTAAATCCTATAATGAAAGAAGTGGTGAAGAAAGAGATCattaagtggttggacgcaagAGTAATATATCCTATCtctgatagcagctgg CTCAATGCGGCAACCAAGAAAGACCACTTCCCTCTCCCCTTCATCGACCAGATGCTTGACCGATTAGCCGATAAGGACTTCTACTGTTTTCTAGACGGATACTCTGGATACAATCAAATTCTTATTGACccagaagatcaagagaaaacaaCATTCACGTGCTTATTTGGAACATTTGCATTCAGATGCATGCCTTTCAGATTGTGCAATGCACCAGGGACGTTCCAAAGATGCATGATGACAATTTTTTCAGATTTCCTTGAACAGACCATTGAAGTtttcatggatgacttctcaGTTTTTGGAGACTCCTTTCAATCTTGCTTAGACAACCTAGAGGTCGTCCTTGTATAA